The DNA region ttcactttcttctccatcgttaccgtcaccttgaaggtatttctctcaatagtttgtattttcaggtgtttgattagggcattttctaaactgagttttacattttgtgcattatgttgattaatgttgtttagggcaaacgagcactatatggtgttcatgagcaccttgttgaaaatcattttttgttatttttttgtgtatggttttgatcactgaatgttgtatgttgtatggttatgtaaggttttttatttttgattgaaaactgatgtcatttggagtgtgtttgagcttgtgcttggaagtttgatgattatggatgcaagtttgttcatgttccaaacaccataagtttgcattggtcttttgtatgcagtaggtgtgtgtgagtttgtattcaataatgatgaaaaaaagagagagtttagattgttgtaacatgagagaaatggaaggtatatgaatgtgttttttgtgtagcttcacgaatatggtcattgtcttacttgggtcttattgaatcatttctatattacagataaaatggctagtaaccaagacgatacccatgacgcgagtggatcacgtaacaatgttgaaaatgaaatcaaacgaggattgactgttatgaagtcaatcattcgtgcaagagacaagggtgaaaaattcgaagtacattggagtgctgaagaccaactaattgagcctaacggttcaatgttggcaagttacattggtttccttgttcgacaacatattctgattacatgtgataattggagaagtccggaattgaaggttggcaaagaaaaaatatggtccgagatacaggtacttaccatatattattatatgtttttttgttgactatttgttgaccatatattgttataatattacttataataacacactccatgtgtatgttttttagagatcctttcacatcgatgaaagccggcaaaaatattgtattcaattggccggaaaaagactctgaggatttcaatcctttttgtccaacaaatttctcaaggatgaggaaggaaaatttgttgaagcagaacggccaatgaagtatgcggagattatttcagccgaagaatgggataactttgtcgccaaacgaagaaacgaaaaattccatgtaatgtctattaattatgatattatacaattgttaagttacttggttctgatatgccttaaacttttttatccaggaagtaagcgaaaaaaatcggaaaagggcatcaaaacccgcgtatccgtacaaaaaaaggcgtacgggatatgcacggttacaacaaagaattgtgagtatattcaaatgctatgagcttatacattatcacaatatgttataattgatgatcttataatttgattcaatgtgtagctagccgaggagaaaagtgacgcaacatctcttccggagcacgtattgtggaaggctgctcgggttgggaaggatggggttgtcgttgaagcggttcaaaatgtttatgacgaatgtgtaagtatatataacattatttctttaattatatcgaaaattttgttagacatataattcatttttaatctcctctaataatatttcaggagactttatcccaaaccttaccttcaaccgaggtccaggattgcaggagcctacttagtcgagtactaaatgttcctgagtattccggtcgtgtgaggggtaagggttttggtgtgactccgtcgtcattttataaaaaaccaaaaacaacaaatcctaccaacaaagaggtgatggagaccttggcggagttaagggcacaagtactcgaactgcaaaaggagaatgcaaggtatagagaggaaagacgcggttccgaggcaaaagatactagtgaccgagctagtatcaattgtcaaccgaaatttcccgaggtaattatatatgttattatgaaattaaaatagcacttttttacttgacacatatacacgttaacaataacatatttattattggtttagggcattacaccttgtcagctgtatctatcgtcaccaacttatcgcatagttggcaagggaaacgtgcacaacacttcgggtgaattacttcaccataatcccctcccggtgggatatatgaaagtttcggttgaccttgtattagatacggacgcgcttctaccattacctgacgttgtttcagagacaaggttgatgcgagatgcagtcagatcctttgttggatggccgtcagatctaattttcccagatgccgaggtatatatgttctaaatgattatgaatatttagttttcacatttcaattcagctacaattatgatatttaatcaatctttattacatggtaatgttagactcctacaagacccacacataaagctggtaaagggatttcaagacgcatcgagtcggttgcatctcaaaaagaggtacaaatatatatacccattgaattatatacgcaacgattctgttgcatcacaaaaagtcatgatttaatttatatgaagttttaggttcccggtcgaatgttgaaagaagctggtaaggatattccaacgaagtccgggacaaaaacaaatcctaaatctcaaaaagaggtacaaatatatatacccattgaattatatacacaacgattctgttgcatcacaaaaagtaatgatttaatttatatgaatttttaggttcccggtcgaatgttgaaaaaagctgataaggatattccaacgaagttcgagacaaaaacaaatcctaaatctcaaaaagaggtacaaatatatatacccattgaattatatacacaacgattctgttgcatcacaaaaagtcatgatttaatttatatttttaggttcccggtcaaatgttggacaaagctagtaaggaaattccaacgacgtccgggacaaaatctcaaattatgatgcgtcttgagaaaatggtggaagagtcagatattatgcacggcgccatccgtagtgtagatatggatgaaggtgttttcggaattgctcattccgaattaattgcaaaggaggacatgcaacaactttttgaacacgaagaattgggcatcgctgtcattcatacatacataaggtactccgatcaatctattatttacttagttgaacaatttatttacacatttcaatgagtagtctaatgtttattatgtttctatttaaggtatatgtatgacacattgatgcggggaactgaattgtgtaaccgattcaattttattgctgcttcccgtatcaacacaacgtttataaGAAAAAATCCAACAACCGTAatgaatgaactagtcgatagattcatggtggccggcgataatactacacccagtttgtattttttaccgtttaattctggcaacgggttagattttctttctaataatttcattctaatctatgtatatcttttacgtagaaaattttcatgcatctaaatttttgttttattttacagtggtcactgggtgttggttgctatggatctttcgagactaatggtgtattatctcgattcgttaccgggtaattggagtaaatatccgagtatgaagaagttggttgacgcgtaagtgaaattcccctaaatattcgtgtgtatttgtatatttaattatgtctgtcagattgatctcaatatacaatactaaaatttagatcgaaaaagaattatcgtaataggaaggacattacctgggtcagagttcaggtatatattaagtttcttatttttgcttataatagtgtttgtttttttgcttataatagtgtttgtaagaaattaactatatatatatatatatatatatatatatatatatatatatatatagtttgtttttctgtgtagtgtcctcagcaaaacaattcgatcgattgcggattttttgtattgagatttatgagagatatcattgcgttgaatcgtatagacatcccaaaaatggtatggaataataacttagggtttattttaatattatcggatatttcatctaatttgttactaaatcatgaatatgttttattctcttaattgtagtactttgacgaatacaaatcttactcaagagctcatttggatgaaatgaaggatgaattgtgtcaattcattattgatcatagaatcatataggttgtagttgttgtacatatatgtatggaatattgttgtacatgcatgaatatcaatatattaatgttgtatatatggaggattaatgttgtatataaatggattcatgttgtatatatcaatggattaatggtgtataacattggattaaaggatgaaatcaatatgaattttacacttttgcagcatgcgaacaggttcccaattaaatacccactgtttttcaaacaatttttttttaaataactaacactttagagggcgctttctgtaggaagcgccctctaaacactttacattgataactttagagggcgctttgtccagaaagcgccctctaaggtggccctttatggaccactccagagggcgcttttttctaaaagcgcactataatgtggcccttaaagggccactttagagagtgctttctccaggaaaacaaagcgttgtctttacctatgccagcgccactttagagggcacttAAAAGCGatgttataggccaaaataagcgccctcttttcccttatttggcgtagtgaattAAGCAAAtgagtttataggaagaattgaaaagaaatcaaaattaaactaaaattattaaaaacctcaaagtggaattcgaatacaacagatcaactctttaggaattagctctccatgaaatcttctaagcaatattgtatcatcaaaattcagaattaggattactatagtagtgaaagacctaatataataaaaggaaaattcgggcccttataggatccgacccgaaaattacaaaaactggcccagactaactattttaattaagtctgaAACTTCAATGAATTATTCGACCCTTCTTCATTCTGAATATGCTTtttacttcaacatgaaacttgtatTTCTTTCTCTTATCTTTCCAACACATATTAGAACGCATCAATATGATCCTCGTAcctcaagttatgatctgcatagtaACAAGATATGtaataactatttatgctgaaaataaagtacgaaaataaaataaagccaaaaataaacttaaatataaaaacacactaaaatagtaaaaataatataaCAAATTATAGAAATGCCTAAGTATAATTGTAGAAgaatatgcatcaaaatgcactaatcaaattcccccacacttgaacttttgcactccgagcaaaattacaatttcaaaacaaaaggaaagaaaacagagcatgcacttccaaaagttttcaagatacaaggtataagcataattctaagtctaagcttcaagaatatggtgttagtaaGCAACTTTTTGTAACATTCAAAGCAGATAGAAAAACAGATTACTAAAAAGTACATCAACAGCAGTAAGATCCTCACACGATataattcactcaactctcaagtgtttagattaactgtttacactcaaagcacaacatgaaaattagtactaccataagcttgaaaggactctaacatccacaaatgaaatacatgcacacaaagatcaaaatgacttttatttggttgtaacgtggccaaggtaagggtgaggtaaatcctaaggggtactaggctaacattcaaaaagataaaagagacttgaaagaaactgcaggagttgaatttacaaaatatttcattcacttgaacaactctataacaattgttttctcttctccttcctctttttattctttttttttgttgaaggagtatgtattgacatgtattgaaatattacaaacataattcctttttttttcttcctcttatccttctattttttcattctttttttttcttttctattttttttctttttctgccaacttctgaaatattataaacataattattcaaccccacacaactccaaacaagactctttcaaccctttgaatagggtgataacattgtttttcacttctcggcttgtaatgagttttaaacaaaaaaggGAGAATATgctcaagggggtttcaaacaagggatgaaATTATTTTAGGGTTggctttttggctaactggctaaaaaaacaaaacaaaaatgtctttatcatatcagtgtgcacaagtaaacaacaacatcaacaagagtcaattcaagttctagagactaacagacatgagtgaatcacacaagaaataaagagatggatttttgtatgttatccatataaggctcaaaatctcacaaggttaattgatctaccacaaatgatgtacaatttagTTTAGTCATtcctatcatactaaaaatgcacagcaattttttcacatcacaccacaagactttagtcaagagaactaagaaaaatactcataattgtaactcaaaaaccaaaggaaaaagcatgcaattttttttaagaaaacaaacaaaaaccaaaatagagaaaaactggaaaaaaaataaagaaaacaaaacaaataaatggttcctTCCCCCACACctaaaacatacattgtcctcaatgaaagaccatacatataaaataagagtgggagaaaggaaagaacacatccgaggagtcaaggcgggtaagtgattgcataagcagcctttcctaaagagagctcttctacagtatctccttccaaagtcgggttctcatggagtagctttgggtagtgtccattgaccttgaaatttttattagtgTCTTCaccttgtattccaggatcaaagaagaatcttcgataagtaaaagtgttgaatgggcaCGTGAAAGGGACCTCCTTTTTCAgaacatcaagaatcaaaggattacggggcttcctcactacttttgtttcatctttaagtgagatcctatgcatacatatggatgggctaatatcacgagtgtcagccaaggtccattcaattcccttcttatgtttctgcttaagttaaagctttgatgaataatatgagTCCTTGGGAAGGGGATTAGGCTCTACAGAATatggttgttcaatggatggtatgtttggggaagccagaatgtcaagagcttcagctacataaacaacttcatttacattgtcaccctgcaaggcaacatcaatctcagcataaacaacacaaaggttagtgttagtacaatcatcacatgagtaaatatcatcaaaaccatataaagttggaaaatcagctgaaaacaaatcagaataagcttcatcaacaacttcagaaagcaactctatctgaaaaacagaatgctcttcctcgtcaatcttcttatttttcagtactccttgtgggaaagggattagtgatacatacttttttccaacctcaacaacaatagagAGTTAAGGTTTATTTTCAGGTGTTACactaacaatttttttattttttttgggGGCTGGTTTTGTAACTTtttcggatctcaaggaaattACACTCACATTAGAGGCTTTTGGATTAACTACTGTTTGAGCATgtagttggtttgatccttgagcttgttgcatgTCATTCATTGAAGTGGAaagttgtccaatttgtgtttttaaagtctgaatactatagtctgttcgctgctgaaattggagagtgtttacaaccatttgcttaacaagttcctctagtgaaaATTCAGAAGGTGAATAGGTGGTTACCtgtggagggttatatggtggtgatggtggaatgggtagcatcaattgtttcactaaagatgtaagttcatcaattctggtttctagagctttgttggaagaagaaacctgaatctcattcacaccttttgattggaccataaaattatcccttgttgtgaactgttgggagttaagtgacatgttcccaatcaaggatttgacagcaacatgatattcaatacacaaatcattataatcaacatcaggagcaacaagttctctcagagttctttggtcagccatgttaaactcaataaaaaagaaaaaaaattaacaaacaatgagaaaacacaactaattcagcaatgcagcaacaaataaGAAAATACCGGCAATTTccctattaagtaaaaacaattgaaatacgaaaaaatgattaaaataaaatacaaaaaatacaaaaacacaaaaattaatctaataacgtcaattaagaattttgagaatttttgcggaattttctgaaactatcaaaacagaaataaaatcataaaaaatagaaaaataaggaatttcgaTTTTTTAGGTCGGCTCCCATTATTTATTCCATAAACAGAGGCTTTTGATTATTGATTTTTTCCTAGTGAAGCGGAAAAGAATCAGAATAATCTGAGACGATTTTCTTaaaaaaacagatttttttttaTCCTAAAATGCCTAAATACCAAAACgcaagaaagttagggcaaaaaaaatgttaaaacagAACACCTATGACTATGATAATggttagactataataatggttaaaatctacaagagtccccggcaacgacgccaatttgatctgctgtcgcacacgggtcaaaaacgagtttaaaagtgtagtaaaacggaagcgacactcgaatatcgtaACACAAtgactcttgaatgttataatcaaacaaatgaaaataagggggtttttaaggttcaaaacttaaatcgatGATTGTTAAAGGTAAAatcaaaattgataaataagctaatttattgtatcgatttccgacttatcatcgattcttataattttgattccctagcggattcaatctCATTCAATTACAATACCcattgacaagcgcaaattggtattatatgatgtatgttcctaatttccgagGTCCTACGTCACTGGACCGAAATCCTATCTAATCTCCATACAAGTATGATGCATGAACATGAAAACTCATAAACATAACTCAAACATCATACACACATCAAAATAATTATGCATAATCACGCCATAACACTCCAAAATACAGGTTCCACTCTTGAACCAACCcaaaaattatttatataattaaattcaataaTTATATGATTTCTCAAAATAATTATCACTTTTACATTAATTCAACAGAGTTATCAAAGGAACTCTAAACAACTCTGTAATAACCCTTATATCTCAAAAATAACTCTAGAGTATCCAAAAATACTCTAAAGTGCTCAAAAGTGTTCCATCACTAACTTACGAGTGATAACTCTATGAAActttaaataattaaatatttttaactaaattctaaaatattataattaattaaattaaaattattattattattattactattattattattattattattattattattattattattattattatttaatacaACACCATAGGTAACCATGCTTAACAATAGTATACAGTAATAACTTAAATCCAAAACAATTTTTGGACTAACAATCGCATCAGCTTCACTGGCATGAaatacattattattattattattataattattattattattattatatattaattaatttaatcCATTATAATTTACAATAACAACAAGTAAAACCAAGATAGTGTAAAGAATATAATATTATCTCACAAACATTTTAAACACAGTTAGCAAAATGTGATAAAATTAAAAATTGGGTTTACAATCACAATGATCATAGCAATTTATTCCAAATTCCAAAATGACATAATTCACATGTAAACATATTTGTATGATCAGTGATCTCAGGGGTTTGGGCCAAAACCCATTTGGTTACAAATAGGGCTGGAAATTAGTCGAGTCGAGTCGAACCCGTCGTCAGCTCGACTCGACTCGATAAGAATTAGTTTAGCTCGAAACTCGACTCGAGTTCGACACGAACTTTTTTTAATCTCGAACTCGAATCGTTTTAAGTTCTTGAACAACTCGGTTCAACCCGTTAGATTCAGTTCGTTAGGTTCAGTTTGTTTACTTCACGGActaaaaagtcattttttaaagtttaaattttttattatatttgacattttaaattattctttttaaagggaaaatattaaaacaaaataaagctTTCAAGAGATAAATTTAAAAGTCTAATTCAAAAACTATTCTTTTTGAGTTTAAGTTTGTCTCAAAAACTAttacaaatataataaaatagTACAACAAAAACTATTAGAAATTGATACATTCCCATCACAAAATGATTATTCAACTTCAATCTTCATTACACCAACTGTCAACTGATTTACTGTCATAGCTAGTAAGGAAAGGATAACCTGCAAGATGGAAGAGGATAATTTTTAAGCCAATTAAATTCATATATCAGAATACCAACACAACATGATCATGGTATGCTATGCTAAATCAATTACTTCTATAAataaattcattttaaatataTCACAAATAGCAGTACCTTTAAAATATATCACAAATATCAGTATTTCATATATCACAAATAGCAGTACCTTAAATCAATTCTttttaaattcatgaaatttCTAGATTTATGTTACAACATTGGTATGGTTTGAACACCATATTAAAGCTCACAAATTAATATACATTGCAGCTACCTTTTAAATATATCACAATTAACATAATACTAGTTCCTCATATATAACAAATAGCAGTACTTTAAATGATTAATTCTttttaaattcatgaaatttCTAGATTTATGTTACAACACTGGTATGGTTTAAACACCCTATTAATTGTATGAGATGCTAACAACTAACAAGTAATAAAGACTAAATACACAGTTAATTATACAACAATCTCACTCACCTGCATTGATAGCTCTCTATTTATCATCAAGGGAGTAATGTAATTTCTGTTTGCACTTGCTCCACCTATTAATAAAAAGAAGAATTTAGTTTTAAAAATTATCAATGTTATTTTTAAAAGTTTATATTATACTTAATAATCAAAAGAGAGCATATTACCTTAGGTTTGTTCCTAATTCCATGCAATATTCGAAGCCAATCACCACCACAAATTAAAACTTCGACAGTAGATGAACTTAAAGAAGCTCGAAATGAATCGATAACTCTCCCTCCGGCGCTAAAGGTTGACTCCGAAGCCACAGTAGATATTGGAATGGCAAGAACATCTGCTGCCATATGGGACAACACTCTATATTTTCCACAATTCAATTTCCACCATTCCAAGGCACAAAATGACATATGGTCGTTATCTTTAGATTTGTAAGTTGGCTCATTCAAATACTCTTCAATTTCAGATTTTATAGCAGGAATTGCTTGTTGTTCTTCAACATAATTCATTAACAATGACCACCCTGAGGATTTTTGTGACTCCAAAATAAGCCCATTTTGATCAACACCACTTCTACTAGATCCTTCTTCACTATGCTCACTAAGTATATCATCATGCTCTTTGTACATATCATCAAGCGCGATACGCACATTTTCTATATTTTTCTAGCTTCAACTTCCGGATAAATTAAGGGAAAACACATGTTAACACCCATCATTTTGATCCTAGGGTCCAAAACAGAAGCAAGCGACATAACAAGATTACATTGGCTCCAATATTTGTCAAATTTTCCCTTCATCGCTTTTGCCATTTCTTTCATAAAATCAGATTCATCTTGGATAGCTTGATCTAAAACTAGTTTGATTCGAAATACCTCAGCAAGATATAAGTTAGCAGTTGGATATTCACTACCTGAAATAATATTTGTAACAACATTAAATACCTCTAGCAACTTGGAAACCTTTTCAACCTTTTCCCAATCATCATCATCTGGAAGAGTTGTATAGCTTGGTTCTCGATCTTGAAAACGAGGGAAGACTTCTTTGAACTGCATTGCAACTGACAACATTTGATAGGTGGAGTTCCAACGAGTAGGGCAATCAAGAATTAATTTTTTACCACCAAGCTTTAGTTGTTGAACTATTTGTGAGAATGTTTGCAACCTTGCTTCATACTGATTGATGAACTTCACACTTTCACGCACGTCTTCAActatttttgctattttccaaATACCATCTTGAACAAGCAAATTTAGTATATGCGCACAACAACGCACATGAAATAACTTTCCATCTAACACTAATTTCCGGTGCCTTAAAATCAGAACTTTTAACTCTTTCAAACATCTATCGTTGTAATGTGCATTATCCACTGACACACTAAAAATTTTATTTTCAATACCTCGATCTTTAAGACATTTGAAGATagcatcagcaatatcaacaCCACGCCGAGAAGGAGGAACATGAACAAAACTAAAAATGCGTTTCTGCAAAACCCAGTCAGCATCAATGAAATGGCCAGTTAACACCATGTATTCTATCTTCTGATTTTGTGACTTCCATAAATCAGTGGTCAAACAAATCTTATTTACTGTCCTTAAAGTAGACTTCAACTTTTTTCTTTCAGCTTCATAAACAACAATACAATCATTCTTCAATGTCTTCTGACTAATTTTCTCATATGAAATATTAGAACACTTTATCATAAAATGAAAACCTTCTTCCTCAACAATACTAAATGCATGTTCATGCATCATAATCCAATGTGCGGTGGCTTCTCGTTGTCTTTCATGGTCATATTTACCTCCTGAATTCATTAGTAGTGGTCCAGAAAGCTTCTCATCAATCTTGCTTTTTGCTGGCTGAaagtttaattttttttgttgTGCTACTAGCTTCTTGTAAACATGACATGTTTGTTTTAAATGCCTCATCAAATGACTGGTTGATCCACTAGCAACAAcagaataattttttttacactGTATACATTGCCATTTTTTTCCATTCTTTAATTCCACTTTTTTGAAGTGGTCCCAAACTAGAGAAATTTTCTTCCTCTTGGACTTTTAAATAACAATGTCACTGCTCTTAACATTTTCTTCATTTACAACTTCATTTGCCGGTGTTGATTCTCTAAAACCTAAAATCTAAAAAGGAATACTAAAGGTTTTGCTTTTGGAAAATGCAATACTAATATATGGACATATTTAAAATCTTAAAAAtagttaataataataataaagtcAAAAATAATATAAAAGGATACAAATAAAATCTTATAAATGGTATAATATTTAAAAAACGTTATTTTAAAGTGGtagtttaaaaaacaaatttagaaGTAGTTTAAAATGGCACTTTAAAATTAAAAGTCAC from Lathyrus oleraceus cultivar Zhongwan6 chromosome 1, CAAS_Psat_ZW6_1.0, whole genome shotgun sequence includes:
- the LOC127108051 gene encoding zinc finger BED domain-containing protein RICESLEEPER 2-like, which produces MNSGGKYDHERQREATAHWIMMHEHAFSIVEEEGFHFMIKCSNISYEKISQKTLKNDCIVVYEAERKKLKSTLRTVNKICLTTDLWKSQNQKIEYMVLTGHFIDADWVLQKRIFSFVHVPPSRRGVDIADAIFKCLKDRGIENKIFSVSVDNAHYNDRCLKELKVLILRHRKLVLDGKLFHVRCCAHILNLLVQDGIWKIAKIVEDVRESVKFINQYEARLQTFSQIVQQLKLGGKKLILDCPTRWNSTYQMLSVAMQFKEVFPRFQDREPSYTTLPDDDDWEKVEKVSKLLEVFNVVTNIISGSEYPTANLYLAEVFRIKLVLDQAIQDESDFMKEMAKAMKGKFDKYWSQCNLVMSLASVLDPRIKMMGVNMCFPLIYPEVEARKI
- the LOC127137713 gene encoding uncharacterized protein LOC127137713, whose amino-acid sequence is MASNQDDTHDASGSRNNVENEIKRGLTVMKSIIRARDKGEKFEVHWSAEDQLIEPNGSMLASYIGFLVRQHILITCDNWRSPELKVGKEKIWSEIQRSFHIDESRQKYCIQLAGKRL